The nucleotide window GGCGCCGACCGGTTCACCGCCCGCCTCGGCGCGCTGGACAAGGAGTTCCGCACCGGCCTGACCGGCTGCCGGGCCAAGACCTTCGTCACCTCGCACGCCGCCTTCGGCTACCTCGCCGAGAGCTACGGGCTGGACCAGATCGCCATCAACGGCGTGGACCCGGAGTCCGAGCCCACCCCGGCGCGGATGACCGAGATCCAGGACCAGGCGCGCGAGCACGGCGTCACCACGGTCTTCTTCGAGTCCCTGGTCAGCCCCAAGCTGGCCCGCACCATCGCCGGCGACCTCCATCTGAAGACCGCCGTCCTCGACCCGCTGGAAGGCGTCAAGGACCCGGCCAAGGACGACTACTTCAGCGTGATGCGGCGCAACCTGGCCAACCTGCGCACCGCCCTGGGGTGTTCCAGGTGAGCGCGCGGATACCGGCCCAGCGCGCCGCCGGGGCGGCCGACCCGGTCCGGCTGCGGGGCGCGGTGGCGGCTCTCGGCGGCCGTACCGTGCTGCGCGGCGTCGACCTGACCGTGCGCCCCGGTGAGGTGGTCGCGCTGCTGGGCGCCAACGGCTCGGGCAAGTCCACCACCGTCAAGACCGTGGTCGGCTCGGTGCCGCTGCGCGCGGGCACGCTGGAGCTGTTCGGCACCCCGGCCGCCCGCTTCCGCGACTGGCGGCGCATCGGCTACGTGCCGCAGCGCACCACCGCCGCGGCCGGCGTGCCCGCCTCGGTACGGGAGGTGGTGGCCACCGGACGCCTCTCCCGCCACCGGCTGCGCCCGCTGCGCCGCGCCGACAAGGCGGCGGTGGAGGCCGCCCTGGCCGCGGTCGGCATGGCGGACCGGGCCCGGGACGGGGTGGCCGACCTCTCCGGCGGCCAGCAGCAGCGGGTGCTGATCGCCCGCGCGCTGGCCGGCGGACCCGACCTGCTGATCATGGACGAGCCGATGGCCGGCGTCGACCTGGCCAGCCAGCGGGTGCTGGCGGACACGCTGCGCGCCGAGGTCGCCCGCGGCGCCTCCGTCCTGCTGGTGCTCCACGAACTCGGGCCGCTGCAGCCGCTGATCGACCGCGCGGTCGTGCTGCGCGACGGCCGCGTCGTCCACGACGGCCCGCCGCCCGCCGCCGGCCCGGTGGCCGGCGAGGAGCACTGCCACACCGAAACCGAACCGGCGCCCGGCGCCACCATCGTCACGGGACCGCTGACATGAACCTCCTCTCCTACGACTTCATGCAGCGCGCGCTGCTGGCCGCGGTGCTCATCGGGGTCACCGCCCCGGCCGTCGGCATCTACCTGGTCCAGCGCCGCCAGGCGCTGATGGGCGACGGCATCGGCCATGTCGCCCTCACCGGCGTGGGCCTGGGCTTCGTCTTCCACACCAGCCCGGTGTGGATGGCGGTGCTGGTGTGCGTGGCGGGCGCGGTGGTCATGGAGGTCATCCGCTCACGCGGCAACCAGCGCGGCGACATCGCGCTGGCCATGCTCTTCTACGGCGGCATGGCCTGCGGCAAGCTGCTGGTCAGCGTCTCGGCCAACGGCGGGGGCGGCGGCAACCTGGAGTCCTACCTGTGGGGCTCCATCCTCACCGTGGCCCCGGCCGACCTGGTGGCCATCGTGGTGCTGGGCGCCTTCGCGGTGGCGGTCACCCTCGGGCTGCGGCGCCAGCTCTTCGCGGTCTGCCAGGACGAGGAGTTCGCCCGGGTCACCGGGGTGCCGGTGCGCCTGCTCAACCTGCTGCTGGCGGTCACCGCGGCGGTCACCGTGACGGTGGCGATGCGGGTGGTCGGGCTGCTGCTGGTCAGCGCGCTGATGGTGGTGCCGGTGGCGGCGGCCCAGCAGCTGACCCGGTCGTTCGCGGCCACCCAGGCGCTCTCGGTGGCCGTCGGCGTGGTGGTGGCGCTGGCCGGGGTCACCGGCTCGTACTACGTGGACGTGCCCTCCGGGCCGGCCATCGTGCTGCTGGCCATCGCCGTCTTCGCCGGGTGCACCGCGCTGGCCGCGCCGCTGGCCCGCCGGACGGCCCGCCGCCGCGCGGCCGGAACGGAGCGCCCGCGGCGCCCCGACGACTCGGCGCCGACCGAGCCGGGCCCCGCGCTGGCACAATAGGGGCACCTGGGCAACCGGGTACGAGACCAACAGGCGACGTGCACCGGGCGCCACCCGCCCGCGCAGACCCGAGGAGGACGACCGTGGCCACCGCCAAGCCGCCCGTACAGGGCCGCGCCACCCGGCAGCGGGCCGCAGTGTCGGCCGCGCTCAACGAGGTCGACGAGTTCCGCAGCGCGCAGGAGCTCCACGACCTGCTGCGGCACCGTGGCGACTCGGTGGGGCTGACCACCGTCTACCGCACCCTGCAGTCGCTCGCCGACGCCGGCGAGGTCGACGTGTTGCGCACCAGCGAGGGCGAGGCGGTCTACCGCCGGTGCAGCAGCGGCCACCACCACCACCTGGTCTGCCGCGGCTGCGGCAAGGCGGTCGAGGTGGCCGGGCCGGCCGTGGAGCGGTGGGCCGACGCCGTCGCCGCCGAGCACGGCTACGTGGACGTCGACCACACCATCGAGATCTTCGGCACCTGCGCGGAGTGCGCCGCGGCCCGCGCCGAGGGGTGACCGGCGCCGGTCAGCTCCCGGCGCCGGCCTCGTTGGGCAGCGCGCCGCCGAACCGCCGGTCCCGGGAGGCGTACTCCAGGCAGGCCCGCCACAGGTCACGGCGGTCGAAGTCGGGCCAGAGCACGTCCTGGAAGACCATCTCGGCGTAGGCCGACTGCCACAGCAGGTAGTTGGAGGTGCGCTGCTCGCCGGAGGGGCGGACGAACAGGTCGACGTCGGGCATGTCCGGGTAGTACAGGTACTTGGCGAAGGTCTTCTCGTTGACCTTGGACGGGTCCAGCCGCCCGGCCCGCACGTCGGCGGCGATCGCGGCGGCGGCGTCGGCGATCTCCGCCCGGCCGCCGTAGTTGACGCAGAAGTAGAGCGTCATCACGTCGTTGTTCTTCGTCTGCTCCTGGGCGATCTTCAGCTCCTCGACCACCGACTTCCACAGCTTGGGCATCCGGCCGGTCCACCGGATGCGGATGCCCAGCTCGTCCATCTCGTCCCGGCGGCGGCGGATGACGTCCCGGTTGAAGTTCATCAGGAAGCGCACCTCCTCCGGGGAGCGCTTCCAGTTCTCCGTCGAGAAGGCGTACAGCGAGAGGTTCTTGACGCCCATCTCGATGCAGCCGGCCAGGACGTCGAGGACCACGCCCTCGCCCACCTTGTGGCCCTCGGTGCGCGGCAGCCCGCGCTGCTTGGCCCAGCGGCCGTTGCCGTCCATCACGACGGCGACGTGGTTGGGCACCAGCTCCGCGGGGATCTTCGGCGGGCGGGCGCCGGAGGGGTGCGGATCCGGGACGCGGTACTCGCGGCGGTTGCGGCCGAGGATCCCACGACGTGCCATG belongs to Streptantibioticus cattleyicolor NRRL 8057 = DSM 46488 and includes:
- a CDS encoding metal ABC transporter ATP-binding protein; its protein translation is MSARIPAQRAAGAADPVRLRGAVAALGGRTVLRGVDLTVRPGEVVALLGANGSGKSTTVKTVVGSVPLRAGTLELFGTPAARFRDWRRIGYVPQRTTAAAGVPASVREVVATGRLSRHRLRPLRRADKAAVEAALAAVGMADRARDGVADLSGGQQQRVLIARALAGGPDLLIMDEPMAGVDLASQRVLADTLRAEVARGASVLLVLHELGPLQPLIDRAVVLRDGRVVHDGPPPAAGPVAGEEHCHTETEPAPGATIVTGPLT
- a CDS encoding metal ABC transporter permease; translated protein: MNLLSYDFMQRALLAAVLIGVTAPAVGIYLVQRRQALMGDGIGHVALTGVGLGFVFHTSPVWMAVLVCVAGAVVMEVIRSRGNQRGDIALAMLFYGGMACGKLLVSVSANGGGGGNLESYLWGSILTVAPADLVAIVVLGAFAVAVTLGLRRQLFAVCQDEEFARVTGVPVRLLNLLLAVTAAVTVTVAMRVVGLLLVSALMVVPVAAAQQLTRSFAATQALSVAVGVVVALAGVTGSYYVDVPSGPAIVLLAIAVFAGCTALAAPLARRTARRRAAGTERPRRPDDSAPTEPGPALAQ
- a CDS encoding Fur family transcriptional regulator, producing the protein MATAKPPVQGRATRQRAAVSAALNEVDEFRSAQELHDLLRHRGDSVGLTTVYRTLQSLADAGEVDVLRTSEGEAVYRRCSSGHHHHLVCRGCGKAVEVAGPAVERWADAVAAEHGYVDVDHTIEIFGTCAECAAARAEG
- a CDS encoding isoprenyl transferase, which translates into the protein MARRGILGRNRREYRVPDPHPSGARPPKIPAELVPNHVAVVMDGNGRWAKQRGLPRTEGHKVGEGVVLDVLAGCIEMGVKNLSLYAFSTENWKRSPEEVRFLMNFNRDVIRRRRDEMDELGIRIRWTGRMPKLWKSVVEELKIAQEQTKNNDVMTLYFCVNYGGRAEIADAAAAIAADVRAGRLDPSKVNEKTFAKYLYYPDMPDVDLFVRPSGEQRTSNYLLWQSAYAEMVFQDVLWPDFDRRDLWRACLEYASRDRRFGGALPNEAGAGS